Genomic DNA from Candidatus Stygibacter australis:
TTAATAAAGAGACCAGTTCAAGAAAAGACCCGAACACATCCGTTGATAAGCAATTGCCTAATGACCCTAATGCCGAAGCAGCAGTGCTTTCTGCCATGCTGATAGATTCATATAATGTGAGTTATACAATGACTCTTGTCACGGAAAAGGATTTCTACCGGAATAGTCATAAAACGTTATTCAGGGCAATGAAACGGCTTTTTGAGCAAAGTATAGAAATTGATGTTATCACTCTCACTGATGAATTAAAGAAAAGTAATGACTTTGAGAAAGTAGGTGGGTTCGAATTTATAAATAAACTCACCAGCGTGGTATTGAGCGGTGCAAACATCAAGGATCACGTGAAGATCATTCGCGATAAATCAACTCTTAGGCAACTGATCACGGCAGCAAATAACATCATTGAAGTTAGTTATAGAGCAGATGAAGATGTTGCTAAGATACTCGATGAAGCTGAACAGCAGATATTTGATATTGCCGAGAATCCACTTAAGGAATCATTTAGTAATTTTAAAACTGATATTGATGACACGATAGAGATCATTCAGGAGATAGCAAGCAAGAAACGCAATGTAATGGGAGTTCAGACGGGTTTTTATGATCTGGATAATCTGATCGGTGGGTTCAGAAGCGGACAATTTGTTATAGTTGCAGCTCGTCCAGCGATGGGAAAAAGTTCATTTGCACTTAATTTTGCTTTTAATGCAGCAATGAACTTTGATCTTAAGATCGCCATATTCACTCTTGAGATGGAAAGCCAGGAACTAATAATGAGAATGCTTAGTTCAGCAGCAGAAATCCCAATGCAGAGCATGCTGCGGGGTACTGGACTGGGAACAGAGAAAATTGAGAGAATTGTTACTGTTGCCGAGGTGCTGCGAGATTGCCAAATATATATCGATGATACTGGACATCAGACTTTGAACCAGATTCGGGCAAGAACCAGACGTCTGGCAGCAGAAGTTGGAAAGCTGGATATGATCATTGTTGATTATCTGCAATTAATGTCTTCTAATAGCCCCAAAGGAAGAGATAACCGACAGCAGGAAATATCTGAGATCTCTCGTGGACTAAAAGTTCTGGCAAAAGAAATGAAATTACCTGTGATCGCATTATCACAATTGAACCGCCAGGTGGAAAGTCGTGAAGATAAACGTCCAATTTTGGCAGATTTAAGGGAATCTGGAGCAATTGAACAGGATGCGGATATTGTTATGTTCATCTACCGAGAGCATGTGTATAGCAAGAAACAGGAAGATATCGGGAAAGCAGAATTATTGATCAGAAAGAATCGTCATGGAAAAATTGGAACAGTTCATATGACATTCCTGAGCGAATTTACTTCCTTTAGAAATGCTTCAAATCAGCCAGAGATGTAATGCTCAATAAAATTAAAAATATCCTGATCATAATTGGTGATTTCACCAGATTTCAATTCACAGTATTATTATCTTTGAAAGTAATTGGTAAAAGAAGAAATCAGATAATTGAGCAGATGGAGAGAATTGGTTATGATTCTCTTCTACTCATATCTATCACTGCTGGATTCACTGGTCTGGTTACGGCTGTTCAGGCATCTTATCTTACAAATGGTTACATTCCTCCTAATCTAATTGGCGTACTGGTAGGAAAATCTACCATGATCGAACTCGCACCTGTACTCACTGCTCTTGTGCTAGCCGGCAAAGTTGGGGCTTCTATTGCTGCTGAGATAGGTACTATGAAAGTAAGTGAGCAATTGGACAGTATGCTTTCCATGGCAATTGAGCCCTCTGATTATCTGTATATGCCCAGGGTGATTGCAGGATGTATTATGGTGCCGATTCTCACAATTTATGCAAATCTCATAGGTATTGTCTCGGCTTTCGGACTTTCAGTGTTCAAGTATCATATCAATGGCTATACTTTTTTTATGGAGTTAAAGAACTATTTCATGCCATCTAATTTATGGGGTGGATTGATCAAGGCGTTTTTCTTTGGATTATTTATTACCATGATTGGGTGTTTTGCGGGAAGTAAAACCCAGGGTGGAGCACAGGGAGTGGGAAGAGTAACCACTATGACTGTGGTTTATTCATCAATTGCAATTCTTATTCTTGATTTTCTGGTTGCCAGTGTGTTGTTAGGTGTATCTAATTGAAGATAAATATCATTCTCCTTATCACTCTCATTATTCTTAGCGGTTGCGGGAAAGATGATTCTGCAATTCAAAAGCCAGACCGAAATCTTGTGGTCTATACTGCAGAACCATTTATGAGTAATGCCGTGTGGGAGGATCTAAATTACTTTGAGGCGAGATATAATTGTACGCTGATTATAAAAAATTTTGATGATCCCTGGCTAGCCTTGGATGCACTCAGACAGGAAGCAGATTCCACAGAGGCAGACGTTATCTGCGGGATTAATAATGCTTTAGTGCAGGAAGCTTTGGATAGTAACCTGTTTACGGAATATAAGTCTGATAATATTAAATTCATTGATAGTAAATTTTGCTTTGACAAATCTAATCATTTCACGCCATATGCCTATGGTTTATTAGGTTTGATGTATGATAGCAGATATATAGTCAAACCACCACAGAATTATGGTGAATTGCAGGATAATGGCTGGGATGAGACTTTAATCATGCCTGACCCGGAAAAAACAGGGATGGGAAGAGCATTTTTGCATTTAACTGCTGCTCAGTTTGGCAAAAATGGGTTCCGTTATCTTTGGAATGGGATCAAGAAAAATATATCCGCATATCCTCTTTCCTATAATGATGCCTACAAAAGGTTTCTAGCTGGGGAAGGTTATCTGATTCCGGCATACACGACGATGCCGGTATTCCATAAATTAAATCGAGATGATACTCAATATCGAGTAGTCGTGATGGAAGAAGGTAGTTTTCAGGTAGAGGAATTTGCCGGTATAATAGCATCAACAGATAAGCTGCTGCTGGCACAGCGGTTTATAGATTACCTGTTAACTCAGAATTTTCAGGAGAGAATTTGCCTGAAAAAATGGATGTATCCCCTGAATCGGGATGTGGATTTTCCAGCAGAATTTGATGATGTGGTCAAGATTGCACCAGATGATGTTTTCACACTGAGTGCCAGTCGGGTAAAAACAGAAGAGAAAACCTGGCTGAAGAAACTAAAAAATACCTTAGGGAGAGATTAGTTGTTCAAGATAGTTTTATATCAACCGGAAATTCCTGCTAATACAGGTAATATCGGAAGATTATGCGTGGGTGCAGATAGCGAATTGCATATAATTAAACCCATGCGATTCATGATCAATGATAAATACCTGAAAAGAGCTGGACTTGATTACTGGCAGGATCTTAAGCTTTTTTTGCATGATGATCTTGCTGAACTTCAGGTTGAATATCCGCAAAGTAATATTTACTACTGCACAACTAAAACAGAAAATAAATATACTGAGCCTGAATATAAGGCAGGAGATATATTTGTCTTTGGCCCAGAATCAAGAGGAATTCCAGAAGAAATTTTATTAGAAAATAAAGATAATACAATCACAATTCCCATGTCAGAAAAAATAAGATCAATCAATTTGAGTAACAGCGTGGCTATAGTGCTCTATGAGGCATTACGCCAGGTTGACTGGGAAGGTGATGAGAATGTTTCCACCAGGAGGATAATATGCTGAAAGGATCAATAGTAGCTTTAGTAACCCCCTTTAAGAATTCTCAGATTGATTACAACGCTACTGATAAGCTGATCAATATGCACCTTGAAAATAAAACTGATGCTCTCCTGTTATGTGGCACGACAGGAGAATCACCTGCTCTGGCAGAAGATGAGAAGGAATTCTTTATCAGGTATTGCCTTCACAAGATCAATGGGAAAGTTCCCGTGATCGTAGGGACTGGTACCAATAATGTCTCAAAGACAATTGCAAGTACTCTCAAAGCCCAGAAAGCTGGTGCTGATTATGCTCTGGTGGTTACTCCATATTACAATAAACCTACTCAAAAGGGTTTGTATGATTTCTTCTTCAGAGTTGCCTCAGAAGTTAAAATCCCCATTATTTTATACAATGTGCCCTCACGAACAAGTATAAATCTTCAGGCAGCAACCACAGTTGCTTTAGCAAAAGACTGCTCAAATATTATTGCTATCAAAGAAGCGTCTGGTAACCTTGTGCAGGCATCTGAGATAATCCGCGATGCTCCTTCAGATTTTGTTGTTCTTTCCGGTGAAGATGCACTGAATATGCCTATGATGGCATGTGGAGCAAAGGGTACTGTATCAGTGACTGCAAATATTGTTCCGGAAAAAGTTCACAATCTTATTCATCATTGCCTTGAAGGTAATTTTGAGCTGGCTAAGAAGGAGCACCTTGATCTTCTGGAACTTAATGATGCGATGTTTATTGAAACAAATCCTATCCCGGTTAAAGAAGCCCTAGTGATGATGGGAATAATTGAACGAGAATACCGTGCTCCAATGTCAGTAATGAGTGATGATAATAGGCAGATATTAAATAACATTCTGCGTAAATATGAATTGGTTAAATAGTGAGACGAATAGGCAAGAAGAATCTTAATTTAGTAGTTTGCCCACGCAGCAAGCAGTTCAAAGACCTTGTGGTCTGTGCTGCCAGTTGCGAGAAGTTCTGTTCTCAGTATATTGAGAATATCAAGCTGGTAGAACTGCAGAAATACGTTGAGGAACATCCTGAATATAAAATTATAGGAGTAATTATGGCTGGACAAAAGACCCCACCCGCAAAGAAAAAAATGTTCTGGGTTATTGACTCAGATAAGAAAGTGAGAGAAGTAGAGGAAAAAGAGATCATGGCAAATCCGCAAGCTTACCTGAATCAGGAAATTTGGGATAGACCTCCCTATAAATATGAGGTGATTATTGCTTTGAAAAGAGTTAAAGCTTAATTGACAGAAATTTTATGAGCAGCAGATAAACGATAAAAGCAAGAGAAACTCCTGCCCAGTCGGCAGAAAAGTCCAGGGGAGAGCATTCTCTGCCTCTTATAAATAATTGATGCAGCTCATCTAAAGCAGGCAGCAGCACTGCCAGAAAGAAATAGTTTTTAAGTATTGGTTTCTGATGCCTGGCAAGTTTCATACAGATAAAAAGAAAAGCAAGGATCAGATACTCAATAAAATGGGCGTATTTATCAAACCCCAGCAGAGATTCTTCGGAAGACCCGATATCAGGGATTGAGGATACAATTAAAATAGCAGCCAACCAGGTGTAATAAATTGCTGTCATCCATTTGGTCATTTTATTCATAAGCATCTAATATCCAGTAAACCGCAAAAGGTTTCATACTATACCGAGCCTTCAAAGGTAATCTCTCAGCCGAATCCGAAATCCATAAAGTGAGTACATTATCTTCATTCACCAGATTATTAGTCAACATATCAGAACGTTCTATGGCAGTTTGAGAGATTTTTTGAAAAGCCACTTCCACTACAAATGCTTCCTGTTTTCCCAGTATAGTATTGATCATTTCTTTTTTTACTACTTTGTAATCAGCTTTCCAGATCAGAGAATTAGCATCCAGATAAATAGCTGAGGGGATTTCAAGATGCCTTCGAATAAAATACAAGGCAGAAAAGAAATCACGGCTCTCAGGCATGATAGGATACTGCAAATCAAGCTCTTTTGATATTTTGCTCGTGCGATCAGCTATCAAACTACTGCGATCATAGTTTATTATCCTGTTCTCAGTATATTTCTTTTGATAGATCACTTTTTTGTATTTATCGGGTAGATATTCATCTTGATAATTGCTTTGATATAAATTATCCATTCTGCTTGCAATACTGCCAAGTCCTGTCGCCTTTGCAGTGACTGTAAGCGTAGAATCATTATCAATCATATCCACATTAACAACTTTCAGCCCTAAATAGCGGATACTCATTTGCAAATGTTCCGCAAAGCCAAAACTGCTCAATAGAAGTAAAAAAACAATCAGAAGGGTTTTTTTTTTCAACTTTTCTTCAGTTTCTTTACGCGCACATAATGAATGCGCCTGGATTTTATATTCGTCACTACAAACTCAATCCGGTCATCATATATATAGGAATCATATCTGGCAGGTACACGATTGAATCCATCAAAGAGAAATTCTGCCAGATTATTATATTCCTCTTCAGGAATATTAAGGTCAAATTTCTGATTCAATTCTGCAATCGATACCATACCATTAATTATATATTCATCTTCACTGATCATGCTGATGGTTGGACCTTCCTTATCATATTCATCAAGAATTTCTCCCACCAGTTCTTCAAGAATATCTTCCAGTGTCAAAAGTCCACTGGTTCCACCATATTCATCCACCACCACTGATATCTGGATTTTCTTCTGCCTGAACATATTCAGCAGATCACTGATCTGGCTATTCTCAGTTACATAATTTGGCTCCCGCATCAAAGATGAAATAGAGGTTTTATCTGGATTCAAAATTACATCTTTGGCATAGATTATCCCAGTTATATTATCGATGCTTCCTTCGTAAACCGGGAGCTTGGAGTGTCCCGATTCCAGCAGACACTGTCTTAATTCTTCATAACTTTCCTTGCTTTCAATTCCCACAATATCCACACGGGGAGTCATTATCTCACAGGCTTTTGTTCCAGAAAAAAATCTGAAAATACTCTGTATGATCTCTTTCTCACTGTCTTCCAGGGGATGGTCAGTAGAATCTGATTGCAGTAGGTTTTTTAAATCCTCGGTTGTAATATTATTATTTTTATCAGCGCTATATCGTGATCTGTGTGCAAAAATTATATTGATAAATTCCAGTACTTTGATCAGCGGATAGAGCAGGTAATATAAAATGATCAATGGCAGACTGGTTATCTTGCTGAATTTCTCAGATGTATTGTATGCCAGCAGTTTGGGAGTGATTTCACCAAAGATTAGCAGGATAAATGTCATGATCACAATCTCAAAAAAGATTGAAAAGGCATGCCCTTTTGAACCAAAATATTTTTCCCCAATTTCTAAAGCGATCAAAGCCGCAGTACTGGATGCTGCTACATTTACCAGAGTATTACCCAACAGGATAAGCACAAGAAGTGATCTGGGATTTAAAAGCAGTTTATTTATCCTTCTTTCACTGGCATTTCCGCTTTTCTCATACTTTTTGATCTGGATCTTGGTTAATGAGAAAAACGCAGTCTCTGACCCTGAAAAAAATGCTGATAAGATAAGTAGTCCTACTAAAAAAATATACGAAAGGCTGTCTTCCACTTTATCTGCCAATCTCCTTTATGTATTTTTGATAAAATTTCTCTTTTTCCTGCATCGCTAACTGCTGCTGACGGGTCATGTGATCATAACCCAATATATGAAGCAATCCATGTAAAAAAAGGGTTTGAACCTCATAACTCAGCGACATATTACCTTTTTGAGCAGAAGCCTGTTCAATGTCAATAATAATATCACCTAATTGTGGAATTGCCGGATATTCACCAGTAAAGGACAGTACATCCGTTTTGGAGTCATTGCCACGGTATTTTCGGTTCATTTCCCTGATAGTTTCTCCTTCGCACAAAGTCAGTCCTATCTCCAGTTCAGCAAATTCGGTATTTCCCTCATCTTTGAGTTCAGATTTTATTACTTCGACTGCCAATTGATTAAACAAAGCTTCAACAAAAGGCTGACTGGTGTCATTTATTAAGTGCACTACACTAATCATCTTCCGGGTACTCAATTCTGGTGCTGTAAACCCCAAGCAGTATAGGATGCATTGCATTTGCTATCTTGCGAAGATCACTTATTGTTACGGGTGCCTGATTTAACTGACCATCCTTGATAAGTTTATTGATCGTCTCATCCAGGAGTTGATCAAGTATCTGGCTGTTAATTTCTGTCAAAGATTTGGAATGTGATTCCACGATATCTGCTATCATTATTATCGCGGCTTCCTGTGTCAGTGGTTTAGGACCTGGATATTCAAATTCTTCTGCATCATAATCCAGATGATTTTCCTGAGCTTTATTTAAAAAATACCTGATTTTAGATGTTCCATGATGTTGCCTGATGATATCAATCACAGATTCCGGCAATCCGGCTAATCTTGCCAGTCTCACTCCTTCCAGAATATGCCCTCTGATCAGTTGTGCACTCTGAGTTGCCAGCATGTTATCATGCACTTCATTTGCTTCAGCATTATTCTCAATATAGATGCGGGGATTAGCAAGTTTACCAAGATCATGAAAATAACTCCCGACTCTTGCCAGCAGATGATCTGCTCCAATTGCTTCTGAGGCACTTTCTGATAGATTACCTACAACCAGGCTATGATGATATGTTCCTGGCATTTCTCTACTCATCCGTCTTAATAAAGGATTCTCCACATCAAGAAGTTCCATCAGGGTTTCTCTGGTTACAAGCCTTAATCGCTTCTCCAGATAAGGGATAAAGAGAACAGCTAATATGGTGGATATCAATATCGATGCCGAACCCAGCAGTACTCTCTGGAAAAAATCTCCCAGGGGTAATACCTGATTCAA
This window encodes:
- the dnaB gene encoding replicative DNA helicase, whose product is MMAEFNKETSSRKDPNTSVDKQLPNDPNAEAAVLSAMLIDSYNVSYTMTLVTEKDFYRNSHKTLFRAMKRLFEQSIEIDVITLTDELKKSNDFEKVGGFEFINKLTSVVLSGANIKDHVKIIRDKSTLRQLITAANNIIEVSYRADEDVAKILDEAEQQIFDIAENPLKESFSNFKTDIDDTIEIIQEIASKKRNVMGVQTGFYDLDNLIGGFRSGQFVIVAARPAMGKSSFALNFAFNAAMNFDLKIAIFTLEMESQELIMRMLSSAAEIPMQSMLRGTGLGTEKIERIVTVAEVLRDCQIYIDDTGHQTLNQIRARTRRLAAEVGKLDMIIVDYLQLMSSNSPKGRDNRQQEISEISRGLKVLAKEMKLPVIALSQLNRQVESREDKRPILADLRESGAIEQDADIVMFIYREHVYSKKQEDIGKAELLIRKNRHGKIGTVHMTFLSEFTSFRNASNQPEM
- a CDS encoding thiamine ABC transporter substrate-binding protein encodes the protein MKINIILLITLIILSGCGKDDSAIQKPDRNLVVYTAEPFMSNAVWEDLNYFEARYNCTLIIKNFDDPWLALDALRQEADSTEADVICGINNALVQEALDSNLFTEYKSDNIKFIDSKFCFDKSNHFTPYAYGLLGLMYDSRYIVKPPQNYGELQDNGWDETLIMPDPEKTGMGRAFLHLTAAQFGKNGFRYLWNGIKKNISAYPLSYNDAYKRFLAGEGYLIPAYTTMPVFHKLNRDDTQYRVVVMEEGSFQVEEFAGIIASTDKLLLAQRFIDYLLTQNFQERICLKKWMYPLNRDVDFPAEFDDVVKIAPDDVFTLSASRVKTEEKTWLKKLKNTLGRD
- a CDS encoding tRNA (cytidine(34)-2'-O)-methyltransferase; protein product: MFKIVLYQPEIPANTGNIGRLCVGADSELHIIKPMRFMINDKYLKRAGLDYWQDLKLFLHDDLAELQVEYPQSNIYYCTTKTENKYTEPEYKAGDIFVFGPESRGIPEEILLENKDNTITIPMSEKIRSINLSNSVAIVLYEALRQVDWEGDENVSTRRIIC
- a CDS encoding VanZ family protein, with amino-acid sequence MLMNKMTKWMTAIYYTWLAAILIVSSIPDIGSSEESLLGFDKYAHFIEYLILAFLFICMKLARHQKPILKNYFFLAVLLPALDELHQLFIRGRECSPLDFSADWAGVSLAFIVYLLLIKFLSIKL
- the dapA gene encoding 4-hydroxy-tetrahydrodipicolinate synthase gives rise to the protein MLKGSIVALVTPFKNSQIDYNATDKLINMHLENKTDALLLCGTTGESPALAEDEKEFFIRYCLHKINGKVPVIVGTGTNNVSKTIASTLKAQKAGADYALVVTPYYNKPTQKGLYDFFFRVASEVKIPIILYNVPSRTSINLQAATTVALAKDCSNIIAIKEASGNLVQASEIIRDAPSDFVVLSGEDALNMPMMACGAKGTVSVTANIVPEKVHNLIHHCLEGNFELAKKEHLDLLELNDAMFIETNPIPVKEALVMMGIIEREYRAPMSVMSDDNRQILNNILRKYELVK
- a CDS encoding hemolysin family protein, with product MADKVEDSLSYIFLVGLLILSAFFSGSETAFFSLTKIQIKKYEKSGNASERRINKLLLNPRSLLVLILLGNTLVNVAASSTAALIALEIGEKYFGSKGHAFSIFFEIVIMTFILLIFGEITPKLLAYNTSEKFSKITSLPLIILYYLLYPLIKVLEFINIIFAHRSRYSADKNNNITTEDLKNLLQSDSTDHPLEDSEKEIIQSIFRFFSGTKACEIMTPRVDIVGIESKESYEELRQCLLESGHSKLPVYEGSIDNITGIIYAKDVILNPDKTSISSLMREPNYVTENSQISDLLNMFRQKKIQISVVVDEYGGTSGLLTLEDILEELVGEILDEYDKEGPTISMISEDEYIINGMVSIAELNQKFDLNIPEEEYNNLAEFLFDGFNRVPARYDSYIYDDRIEFVVTNIKSRRIHYVRVKKLKKS
- a CDS encoding ABC transporter permease → MLNKIKNILIIIGDFTRFQFTVLLSLKVIGKRRNQIIEQMERIGYDSLLLISITAGFTGLVTAVQASYLTNGYIPPNLIGVLVGKSTMIELAPVLTALVLAGKVGASIAAEIGTMKVSEQLDSMLSMAIEPSDYLYMPRVIAGCIMVPILTIYANLIGIVSAFGLSVFKYHINGYTFFMELKNYFMPSNLWGGLIKAFFFGLFITMIGCFAGSKTQGGAQGVGRVTTMTVVYSSIAILILDFLVASVLLGVSN
- a CDS encoding DUF3108 domain-containing protein, giving the protein MKKKTLLIVFLLLLSSFGFAEHLQMSIRYLGLKVVNVDMIDNDSTLTVTAKATGLGSIASRMDNLYQSNYQDEYLPDKYKKVIYQKKYTENRIINYDRSSLIADRTSKISKELDLQYPIMPESRDFFSALYFIRRHLEIPSAIYLDANSLIWKADYKVVKKEMINTILGKQEAFVVEVAFQKISQTAIERSDMLTNNLVNEDNVLTLWISDSAERLPLKARYSMKPFAVYWILDAYE
- the ybeY gene encoding rRNA maturation RNase YbeY is translated as MISVVHLINDTSQPFVEALFNQLAVEVIKSELKDEGNTEFAELEIGLTLCEGETIREMNRKYRGNDSKTDVLSFTGEYPAIPQLGDIIIDIEQASAQKGNMSLSYEVQTLFLHGLLHILGYDHMTRQQQLAMQEKEKFYQKYIKEIGR